The window CGAGCACGGTTTCATGAGTCTCGGCGTCGAGACGCTCGCCTCCCAGGCCGCCTACCAGTCGGCCAAGAAGGTGATCGTCCAGGTGAACACGAAGATGCCTCGCATCCTCGGCGATTCATTCCTCCACGTGAGCAGGGTCGATACGATCGTCGAGCACACCGAAGCGCTACCCAACCTGATACCGAAACCGGCCACCGAGGTCGAACGCAAGATCGCGGCGCATGTACTGGAGCTCATCCCACCCCGTTCGACGGTGCAGATGGGCATCGGCGGTATCCCAGACTCGGTGTACGAGTCGATGGAAGGCGACCTGCAGCTCGGGATTCACACCGAGATGATGTCGGACGGAGCCATGCGTGCCATCGAACGCGGCGTCGTCACGGGGACACACAAGTCGCTCCACCCCGGCAAGGTCGTGATCACGTTCGCGATGGGAAGCGACGAGCTCTACGAGTTCCTCGACAACAACCCGCTCATCGAGGCGCACCCGGTCGATCACACCAACGATCCGTTCGTCGTCTCCCAGAACGACAACATGGTCGCTATCAACTCTGCGATCGAGCTGGATCTGACCGGACAGGTCTGCTCCGATTCGATCGGCCCCTATATCTACTCCGGGTTCGGTGGACAGGTCGACTTCATCCGCGGTGCAGCGAAGTCCAGCGGAGGCCGACCCATCATCGCTCTTCCCGCAACCGCCAAGGGCGGCACGCTCTCTCGCATCGTCCCGTTCCTGAAACAGGGCGCCGGTGTGGTCACCAGCCGTGCCGATGTCCACTACGTCGTCACCGAGTACGGCGTCGCCAACCTGTTCGGCATGAATCTCCGGGAACGGGCAGAGGCGTTGATCGGGATCGCCGCCCCCCAGTTTCACGAAGAACTGGAGGCCGCTGCGAAGGAACGCAAGCTGCTGCCGTGAGATTCGCTGCCGGTGCGCCGGGATGGCGAACGGATTCATCTCGAACAAGCACCGACTCCGACCCGAGCGCGATCCGCGCCAGGAGGGGACCGAGCGAGTAGCGTCCTGGCCATGGCCACCGTGCAGT of the Gammaproteobacteria bacterium genome contains:
- a CDS encoding 4-hydroxybutyrate CoA-transferase, which produces MNWFDDYRSKLQTPQQAVYQIQSSDRVYYGGNAAIPWALVRALAERGEELSDVQLNHVLLVGDDPLSDPAMADHFRHNSLFVGPADRKAVNEGRADYVPIFLHQIPRLFKENIVPLDVAMLMVSPPDEHGFMSLGVETLASQAAYQSAKKVIVQVNTKMPRILGDSFLHVSRVDTIVEHTEALPNLIPKPATEVERKIAAHVLELIPPRSTVQMGIGGIPDSVYESMEGDLQLGIHTEMMSDGAMRAIERGVVTGTHKSLHPGKVVITFAMGSDELYEFLDNNPLIEAHPVDHTNDPFVVSQNDNMVAINSAIELDLTGQVCSDSIGPYIYSGFGGQVDFIRGAAKSSGGRPIIALPATAKGGTLSRIVPFLKQGAGVVTSRADVHYVVTEYGVANLFGMNLRERAEALIGIAAPQFHEELEAAAKERKLLP